A genomic region of Capnocytophaga canimorsus contains the following coding sequences:
- a CDS encoding BT_3928 family protein gives MKYLIHLIRLIVGVIFIISGLIKLNDPVGFAFKLEEYFSAQVLNLPFLEPLALVLAISVCIAEVLLGVMLLLGYAKKVTLWSLLAMLVFFAFLTFYSAYYNKVTDCGCFGDAIKFTPWQSFAKDMVLMAMTLILFWGQKYISPITEGSEPLFVTLMAFVACVFFVMHVYNHLPVVDFRAYKVGTNIPEGMQIPENAPQPKFAYHWKFQVDGKEQVITTMGDYPKVEGQFLEVKTEEIDRGYVPPIHDFTIEKEDFDYTSEFIQEEKLLLVVCYRLDKAEKKAFKTIKEVTDKALKAGYKVVGMTYTLPLAETIVKDFELNFDFYLTDETTLKTIIRSNPGLVLLNKGTIIDKKHFNDATKLQL, from the coding sequence ATGAAATATCTTATTCATTTAATACGACTTATAGTAGGTGTTATATTCATCATCAGTGGGCTTATAAAATTGAATGACCCTGTAGGTTTTGCTTTCAAATTAGAAGAATATTTTAGTGCCCAAGTACTTAATTTGCCTTTTCTTGAGCCTTTGGCTTTGGTGTTGGCTATTTCGGTTTGTATTGCTGAAGTGCTTTTAGGGGTTATGCTTCTATTGGGATACGCCAAAAAAGTAACGCTTTGGTCGCTTTTGGCAATGTTGGTGTTTTTTGCTTTTCTGACTTTCTATTCCGCGTATTATAATAAAGTTACTGATTGCGGTTGCTTTGGAGATGCTATTAAATTTACCCCTTGGCAATCTTTTGCTAAAGATATGGTTTTAATGGCAATGACCCTTATACTATTTTGGGGGCAAAAATACATTTCGCCTATTACTGAGGGAAGCGAACCCCTTTTTGTGACGCTTATGGCTTTTGTAGCTTGTGTTTTTTTTGTGATGCACGTGTACAATCATTTGCCTGTGGTCGATTTTCGTGCATATAAGGTGGGGACAAATATTCCTGAAGGAATGCAAATTCCTGAGAATGCCCCTCAACCCAAATTCGCTTATCATTGGAAATTTCAAGTAGATGGCAAAGAGCAAGTTATTACCACTATGGGAGATTATCCTAAAGTAGAAGGACAGTTTTTGGAAGTAAAAACGGAAGAAATTGATAGAGGGTATGTCCCTCCTATACACGATTTTACCATAGAAAAAGAGGATTTTGACTATACAAGTGAATTTATACAGGAAGAAAAACTGCTTTTGGTGGTTTGTTATCGACTTGACAAAGCCGAGAAAAAAGCTTTTAAAACCATCAAAGAAGTTACTGACAAAGCACTTAAAGCTGGGTATAAAGTGGTAGGAATGACCTACACCCTACCTTTGGCTGAAACTATCGTGAAGGATTTTGAACTTAATTTTGATTTTTACCTGACCGATGAAACCACTCTAAAAACCATAATCCGTTCTAATCCAGGTCTTGTGTTACTCAATAAAGGAACTATTATTGATAAAAAACATTTTAACGATGCAACCAAACTGCAGCTGTAA
- a CDS encoding OstA-like protein: MILNIAYIRTLVLFFAVGLFFAYGQQPAEKSKKIEIVSESDLTIDQEKYPGATIFNKSGDSQVQFRHQGIDVWCDVAVLYDKKNEVIAFGNVFLQQGDSLKMDSQYIAYDGNLKTAVAREKVVLRNDKMRLETEELFLDRNTQEAYYNNFGTIIDQENTLTSQSGKYYIIPRKNHFTNSVKIVNKDFTVESQVLDYYHITGNAYLYGATTITGQDYKVFCKRGFYDTRNEQGYFMKEAKIDYDFKTLVGDSLYFDKRKQFSSATNNIVITDTINKTIVKGHYGELHKAQDSMFITRKPLIITLVEKDSMYMHGKKILITGKEKNRVIRAFPDARIFKVDMQAKCDSIHSSEINGLTQLIGRPVAWSGESQMTGDNIHLISNLKTEQMDSLKVFDNAFVVEKDTLGDGYNQVKGKSLYGKFENNRLKRIDFIQNTESIQYVYDDKNQLVGINKLACSRIKLLLDEKQQIDSVVFITDPSGALYPEDQLHINDRKFREFVWRGDERIRNKDEIFSDEEKNMQPQPISGLKTPEENDIEEINKAFEIQEKTSEEK; this comes from the coding sequence TTGATACTCAACATAGCATACATACGTACATTGGTTCTGTTTTTTGCAGTGGGGTTATTCTTTGCCTATGGTCAGCAACCAGCCGAAAAAAGTAAAAAGATAGAAATTGTCAGTGAAAGTGATTTAACTATCGACCAAGAAAAATATCCAGGAGCTACGATCTTCAATAAATCAGGGGATAGTCAGGTGCAATTCAGGCATCAAGGAATAGATGTTTGGTGCGACGTAGCGGTACTTTACGATAAAAAAAATGAGGTTATTGCCTTTGGTAATGTCTTTTTACAACAAGGAGATTCTCTTAAAATGGATAGCCAATACATTGCCTATGACGGAAATTTAAAAACGGCAGTAGCTCGTGAAAAAGTAGTACTTCGTAATGATAAAATGCGACTCGAAACCGAAGAGTTATTTTTAGACCGAAATACTCAAGAGGCATATTACAACAATTTTGGAACCATTATAGACCAAGAGAATACGCTAACTAGTCAATCGGGTAAGTATTACATCATCCCTCGAAAAAATCATTTCACCAATTCGGTTAAGATTGTAAATAAGGATTTTACGGTAGAATCACAAGTGCTTGATTATTATCATATAACAGGTAATGCTTATCTGTATGGGGCTACCACCATAACTGGGCAAGACTATAAAGTTTTTTGCAAAAGAGGCTTCTATGATACTCGTAATGAACAGGGATATTTTATGAAAGAAGCTAAAATTGATTACGATTTTAAAACTTTAGTTGGCGATAGTCTTTATTTTGACAAACGGAAACAATTTTCTTCTGCAACTAATAACATCGTAATTACCGATACCATCAATAAAACTATTGTTAAAGGACATTATGGTGAACTTCATAAGGCTCAAGATTCGATGTTTATTACTCGCAAACCTTTAATTATTACTTTAGTAGAAAAGGATTCGATGTATATGCACGGCAAAAAGATTTTGATTACAGGAAAGGAGAAAAATAGGGTAATTCGTGCCTTTCCTGACGCTCGTATCTTTAAGGTGGATATGCAAGCAAAATGCGATTCTATCCACTCTTCGGAAATCAATGGGCTTACCCAATTGATTGGTCGTCCTGTGGCTTGGTCGGGTGAAAGTCAAATGACAGGAGATAATATCCATCTGATTTCCAACTTAAAAACTGAACAAATGGACTCCTTAAAAGTGTTTGATAATGCCTTTGTGGTGGAAAAAGATACCCTTGGCGACGGATACAATCAAGTGAAAGGCAAGAGCCTGTACGGAAAATTTGAAAATAACCGACTCAAACGTATTGATTTTATTCAAAATACGGAATCCATACAATACGTTTATGACGATAAAAATCAATTGGTAGGCATCAATAAATTGGCGTGTAGTCGTATCAAATTGCTTCTCGATGAAAAGCAACAGATTGATAGCGTTGTTTTTATTACGGATCCTTCAGGAGCGCTATATCCTGAAGACCAGCTTCATATCAACGACCGAAAATTTCGTGAATTCGTGTGGCGAGGTGATGAACGCATTCGAAATAAAGATGAAATTTTCAGTGATGAAGAAAAAAATATGCAGCCCCAACCCATTAGTGGTTTGAAAACACCAGAAGAAAATGATATTGAGGAAATAAATAAAGCCTTTGAAATTCAAGAAAAAACATCTGAAGAAAAATAA
- a CDS encoding PaaI family thioesterase, with product MIINKTEILKKLNDTSKGNFMAYLGIEYVDVGTDYLTAKMRVTQNLTQIDGVLHGGATISLAETVGSAAAFFLFRAENQKVRGVELSANHLKSVKVGETVFAKASCVHRGKTIQLWQIKVTDEHQNLISLCKLSTVTIS from the coding sequence ATGATTATAAATAAAACCGAAATATTAAAAAAACTTAATGATACCTCAAAAGGCAATTTTATGGCTTACTTGGGTATTGAATACGTTGATGTTGGCACAGACTATTTGACAGCTAAAATGCGGGTTACTCAAAACCTAACTCAAATTGATGGTGTTTTGCACGGTGGTGCCACGATTTCTCTTGCTGAAACGGTAGGAAGTGCGGCTGCTTTTTTTCTTTTTAGGGCTGAAAATCAAAAAGTTCGTGGTGTAGAATTAAGTGCAAATCACTTGAAAAGTGTTAAAGTAGGTGAAACGGTTTTTGCAAAGGCTTCGTGCGTACATCGTGGAAAAACCATCCAACTTTGGCAGATTAAGGTAACCGATGAGCATCAGAATTTGATTTCACTTTGTAAACTTTCAACCGTAACGATTTCTTAA
- the guaA gene encoding glutamine-hydrolyzing GMP synthase, which yields MNSVLILDFGSQYTQLIARRVRELNIYCEIHPYNHLPENVGDFSAVILSGSPFSVRNEEAPHPDLSQIRGKKPLLGVCYGAQYLAHFNGGEVAPSNIREYGRANLTFIKADEPFFKNIPQNSQVWMSHSDTIKQLPQSGVCLASTKDVANAAYRIEGETTYAIQFHPEVYHSTHGKQLLANFLIEIAGITPSWTPDNFVEMTVKNLKEQIGDEQVVLGLSGGVDSTVAAVLLNKAIGKQLHCIFVNNGLLRKNEFQNVLKQYEGMGLNVKGVDASERFLQALKEVSDPEQKRKIIGRVFVEVFDDESQKVENAKWLGQGTIYPDVIESISVKGPSATIKSHHNVGGLPDFMKLKVVEPLRMLFKDEVRRVGASLGIDPELLGRHPFPGPGLAIRILGDITAEKVQMLQEVDAIFINGLKKHQLYDKVWQAGAILLPVNSVGVMGDERTYEKCVALRAVESTDGMTADWVHLPYEFLQQISNEIINKVKGVNRVVYDISSKPPATIEWE from the coding sequence ATGAACAGTGTACTTATTTTAGATTTTGGGTCGCAATACACCCAACTGATTGCCCGTAGGGTTCGAGAGCTGAATATTTATTGCGAAATTCATCCGTACAATCACTTGCCCGAAAATGTTGGTGATTTTTCGGCGGTGATTCTTTCAGGTTCACCTTTTTCGGTACGAAATGAAGAAGCCCCACACCCCGATTTAAGCCAAATTCGTGGCAAAAAACCCTTACTTGGGGTATGCTACGGTGCTCAATATTTGGCACACTTCAATGGTGGTGAAGTAGCTCCGTCAAACATCCGTGAATACGGACGTGCCAATCTTACATTCATTAAAGCTGACGAACCTTTCTTCAAAAATATTCCGCAGAACAGCCAAGTGTGGATGAGTCACAGCGACACCATCAAACAGCTACCACAAAGTGGAGTATGTTTGGCAAGTACCAAAGATGTTGCTAATGCCGCCTATCGCATTGAGGGCGAAACCACTTATGCCATTCAGTTCCACCCGGAAGTGTATCATTCTACACACGGAAAACAACTCTTAGCAAACTTCCTCATTGAAATTGCAGGAATCACCCCAAGTTGGACACCTGATAATTTCGTAGAAATGACCGTTAAAAATCTTAAAGAACAAATAGGCGATGAACAGGTAGTTTTGGGGCTTTCAGGAGGAGTGGACTCCACCGTTGCTGCCGTGTTACTCAATAAAGCCATTGGCAAACAATTGCATTGTATTTTTGTGAATAACGGACTACTTCGTAAAAACGAATTCCAAAACGTACTCAAACAGTACGAAGGTATGGGGCTGAACGTGAAAGGGGTTGATGCTTCTGAGCGATTTTTACAAGCTCTTAAAGAGGTTTCCGACCCCGAACAAAAACGAAAAATCATCGGGCGTGTTTTCGTAGAGGTTTTTGATGATGAATCACAAAAGGTAGAAAATGCCAAATGGCTCGGACAAGGTACCATTTATCCTGATGTAATTGAGTCCATTTCCGTAAAAGGACCTTCTGCAACCATAAAAAGTCACCACAACGTGGGTGGACTCCCTGATTTTATGAAACTCAAAGTGGTAGAACCCTTGCGGATGCTCTTTAAAGACGAAGTACGCCGTGTGGGCGCCTCACTGGGTATTGACCCCGAACTGCTCGGTAGGCATCCGTTCCCCGGACCAGGACTTGCCATTCGTATTTTAGGAGATATTACCGCCGAAAAAGTACAAATGCTCCAAGAGGTCGATGCCATTTTCATAAACGGACTTAAAAAACACCAATTATACGACAAAGTTTGGCAAGCTGGTGCCATATTGCTTCCTGTTAACAGCGTAGGGGTTATGGGCGATGAGCGTACCTACGAAAAATGTGTTGCACTACGTGCTGTGGAATCTACTGACGGAATGACCGCCGATTGGGTACACCTACCCTACGAGTTTTTACAGCAAATTTCCAACGAGATTATCAACAAAGTAAAAGGTGTTAACCGCGTGGTTTACGATATCAGCTCCAAACCACCAGCCACCATTGAGTGGGAATAA
- a CDS encoding chorismate-binding protein, which yields MEKNTLQYNEIIGKATELLEKEIPFVIFKNPNSMQIQLIHQEDNQLFYFNDSFSVEGFVLAPFDKEKPTIFLPAEYAFQAQIESIDVPTATNENLPNDEEETFRYKKMVEQTIETIQNGVIEKVVLSREISILQEGNPLSSFERMTQKYADAFCYLFYHSEVGTWLAATPEILLKIKGNQITTMALAGTQPYVEQKDIIWKEKEKQEQQIVTDVIVDKIQECVNQLQVSDPQTVRAGSVVHLCSHIEATLKEEQDVFSVVNQLHPTPAVCGFPYEKAFEYIAQNEGYDREFYTGYCGMISNIAENILDFYVNLRCMKITAERISVYVGGGIVSQSDPESEWQETQNKARTMLSVI from the coding sequence TTGGAAAAAAATACGCTTCAATATAACGAAATTATTGGTAAAGCAACCGAATTGCTTGAAAAAGAAATTCCTTTTGTGATTTTTAAAAATCCGAATAGTATGCAAATTCAGCTGATTCATCAGGAAGATAATCAGTTGTTCTATTTCAATGATTCTTTTTCGGTAGAAGGTTTTGTTTTAGCTCCTTTTGATAAGGAAAAACCTACCATTTTTTTACCTGCGGAATATGCTTTTCAGGCTCAAATTGAGTCAATTGATGTTCCAACTGCCACTAATGAAAATCTACCAAACGATGAGGAAGAAACTTTCCGTTACAAAAAAATGGTGGAGCAAACCATTGAAACCATTCAAAACGGAGTTATTGAAAAAGTAGTGCTTTCACGAGAAATTAGCATTTTACAAGAAGGAAATCCACTATCAAGTTTTGAAAGAATGACTCAGAAGTACGCTGATGCGTTTTGCTATTTATTTTATCATTCTGAAGTGGGTACTTGGTTAGCAGCAACACCCGAGATATTGCTTAAAATCAAAGGAAATCAGATAACTACGATGGCTTTAGCAGGGACGCAACCCTATGTTGAACAAAAAGATATCATTTGGAAAGAGAAAGAAAAACAAGAGCAACAAATTGTAACCGATGTAATTGTAGATAAAATACAAGAGTGTGTAAATCAGTTACAAGTATCAGATCCACAAACGGTTAGGGCGGGTTCGGTAGTGCACTTGTGTTCTCACATAGAAGCAACGCTCAAAGAGGAACAAGATGTTTTTTCTGTCGTAAATCAATTGCACCCAACACCAGCGGTTTGTGGTTTTCCTTATGAAAAAGCCTTTGAGTATATTGCTCAAAATGAAGGATATGACCGAGAATTTTACACGGGATACTGCGGAATGATTTCAAATATTGCTGAAAATATTTTAGACTTTTATGTGAACTTGCGTTGTATGAAAATCACTGCAGAGCGCATCTCTGTGTATGTTGGTGGAGGAATTGTTAGTCAATCAGACCCCGAAAGCGAATGGCAAGAAACCCAAAACAAAGCTCGAACAATGCTTTCAGTAATTTGA
- a CDS encoding coiled-coil domain-containing protein produces the protein MRKNFTMCLLLIFVFIFSKGIAQEVQPSEKRENTISNQFDEVISKSNSYQHFKVIDRSKLMLLQKNISDTLKGFKNEMLEKKETIENQKKQIEQLNVKITDLEKSLETTNNEKDSFNFFGVLISKGLYSIIMWSIVLFLTFLLVFYILRYSKGKVITQKSLKDLEELQAEYESYRASAIDREQKVRRQLQNEINKNKELR, from the coding sequence ATGAGAAAGAATTTTACAATGTGCTTGTTGTTGATTTTTGTATTTATCTTTTCAAAAGGAATTGCTCAAGAGGTACAACCCAGCGAAAAACGTGAAAACACCATTAGTAATCAGTTTGACGAAGTAATTTCAAAATCAAATTCTTATCAGCATTTTAAGGTCATTGACCGTTCTAAATTGATGCTTTTACAAAAAAACATTTCAGACACCTTAAAAGGCTTCAAAAATGAGATGCTCGAAAAAAAAGAAACTATTGAGAACCAAAAGAAACAAATTGAGCAGCTCAATGTCAAAATAACCGATTTGGAAAAATCTTTGGAGACTACTAATAATGAAAAAGATAGCTTTAATTTCTTCGGAGTACTTATTTCCAAAGGGTTGTATTCAATTATTATGTGGAGCATTGTTTTGTTTTTAACCTTTTTATTGGTCTTTTACATACTGCGCTACTCAAAAGGTAAAGTAATTACTCAAAAATCGCTTAAAGATTTGGAGGAGCTACAAGCCGAGTACGAAAGCTACCGTGCATCGGCAATTGACCGAGAGCAAAAAGTACGTCGGCAGTTGCAAAACGAAATCAACAAAAACAAAGAATTACGATAA
- a CDS encoding peptide MFS transporter codes for MTTDTQNSVFFKSKVLGHPSGLFILFFTEMWERFSFYGMRVLLIQFLTAKVLFGDPMSGWGWSAEQAGALYGTYVMFLYITPIFGGILADKYIGSRWAVIIGAIIMTLGHASMAFDTHATFFAGLALLVLGTGFFKPNMPAILGAMYKNLPEKKDGAYTIFYMGVNAGAFFGMMLCGYVAETLGWHWGFGLAGIFMLLGTFQFWLASPIMGDLGLPNKKVEKSETQTDETLIEKRNPFTVIDYILIALVGVIGFIYAFNDPLSKNGIVDIFHFLDTNLGGHLLRGQTIMIVFALLVFIYLVISRIVRYEKIVRDRMFGVIMLAFFLIFFFMSFEQGATSLVLVARDYIDRRLEGNGLLVFNIINTLLTIVPLLLISYVLIRLAQVTWKKIATSNLVLFLCFILIWGAAIWMLQREFSAEVSEIKVSWFSILNSFFIIALASTISKIWDSKYNPSAAFKYGFGLLFVALGFLVLGLGAMEASEGVKISMVFLVITYLLHTIGELFISPVGLSYVSKLVPARMLAFMFGMWYIAIAIAQKLAAILGGQVQVIKENYSLSHFFFLFTIIPAAAAVLVMLLNPILKKLMHNVK; via the coding sequence ATGACCACCGATACGCAAAATTCAGTATTTTTCAAATCGAAAGTTTTAGGGCATCCCTCTGGGTTATTTATTTTGTTTTTTACCGAAATGTGGGAACGTTTCTCCTTTTACGGAATGCGTGTTTTGCTCATTCAATTTTTAACGGCTAAAGTACTTTTTGGCGACCCGATGTCCGGCTGGGGCTGGTCTGCCGAACAGGCTGGCGCCCTGTACGGAACTTATGTTATGTTTCTGTATATCACACCCATTTTCGGAGGAATTCTTGCCGATAAATACATCGGTTCACGTTGGGCGGTAATTATAGGGGCGATTATTATGACCCTCGGACACGCCTCAATGGCTTTCGATACTCACGCTACTTTCTTCGCAGGATTGGCTCTTTTAGTTTTAGGAACGGGTTTTTTCAAACCCAATATGCCTGCAATTCTAGGAGCTATGTACAAAAATCTTCCTGAAAAAAAAGACGGCGCTTATACCATTTTCTATATGGGGGTAAACGCAGGAGCTTTTTTTGGAATGATGCTTTGTGGTTATGTTGCTGAAACTCTTGGTTGGCATTGGGGCTTTGGGTTGGCTGGTATCTTTATGCTTTTAGGTACTTTTCAGTTTTGGTTGGCAAGCCCCATTATGGGCGATTTAGGTTTACCGAATAAGAAAGTGGAAAAATCAGAAACCCAAACCGATGAAACTCTAATCGAAAAAAGAAATCCGTTTACGGTGATAGACTATATACTTATCGCTTTAGTAGGAGTTATTGGTTTCATATATGCCTTCAATGACCCCCTTTCCAAAAACGGTATCGTGGATATTTTTCACTTTTTAGACACCAATTTAGGAGGGCATTTGCTTCGCGGACAAACCATTATGATTGTGTTTGCCCTTTTGGTTTTCATTTACTTAGTGATTTCACGTATCGTTCGGTATGAAAAAATTGTCAGAGACCGTATGTTCGGAGTAATTATGTTAGCCTTTTTCTTGATTTTCTTCTTTATGAGTTTTGAACAAGGTGCTACCTCGTTGGTTTTGGTGGCTCGAGATTACATTGACCGCCGATTGGAAGGCAACGGACTACTGGTTTTCAACATCATAAATACATTACTCACCATAGTTCCTTTACTTTTGATTTCGTATGTTTTAATCCGATTGGCTCAAGTAACTTGGAAGAAAATCGCGACCTCAAACCTTGTACTATTCCTTTGTTTTATACTCATTTGGGGGGCTGCCATCTGGATGCTTCAACGCGAGTTTTCGGCAGAGGTTTCTGAAATTAAAGTATCGTGGTTTTCTATCCTAAACTCTTTCTTTATCATAGCTTTAGCTTCTACCATTTCCAAGATTTGGGACTCAAAATACAACCCATCAGCTGCTTTTAAATATGGTTTCGGATTGCTTTTCGTAGCCTTAGGTTTTTTAGTTTTAGGTCTGGGGGCTATGGAGGCATCGGAAGGTGTAAAAATTTCGATGGTATTTTTGGTTATCACTTACTTACTACATACCATTGGGGAATTGTTCATCTCGCCTGTGGGGCTTTCGTACGTTTCAAAATTGGTACCTGCTCGTATGCTTGCCTTTATGTTCGGAATGTGGTACATTGCCATTGCTATTGCTCAAAAATTGGCAGCCATTTTAGGCGGACAAGTACAAGTCATTAAAGAGAATTATTCGCTAAGTCATTTCTTTTTCCTCTTTACGATTATTCCTGCTGCCGCCGCTGTATTGGTAATGCTACTAAATCCGATTTTGAAAAAACTAATGCACAACGTTAAATAA
- a CDS encoding DUF1599 domain-containing protein yields the protein MNKTIAQYNEVISQCKQLFVSKMTDYGSAWRILRLPSLTDQIFIKAQRIRGLQENKPRKIQEDETAEFVGIVNYSAMALIQIEKGVAQQPDLDTQQATQWYDKVVEQTRQLMEDKNHDYGEAWRDMRVSSLTDLILQKLLRVKQIENNQGKTLVSEGIAANYQDILNYAVFALIHLNENK from the coding sequence ATGAATAAAACCATAGCTCAATATAATGAGGTTATTAGTCAATGTAAACAATTGTTTGTTAGTAAAATGACTGATTATGGGAGCGCTTGGCGGATTTTGAGATTGCCTTCACTTACCGATCAAATTTTTATCAAGGCTCAACGCATTCGAGGGTTGCAGGAAAACAAACCTAGAAAAATTCAAGAGGACGAGACTGCTGAGTTTGTTGGGATTGTCAACTATTCGGCAATGGCTCTAATTCAAATCGAAAAAGGAGTTGCTCAGCAACCTGACCTTGATACCCAACAAGCTACCCAATGGTATGACAAAGTAGTGGAACAAACCCGCCAACTAATGGAAGATAAAAACCACGATTATGGCGAGGCTTGGCGTGATATGCGAGTCAGTTCACTTACTGATTTAATTTTGCAAAAATTACTGCGTGTCAAACAAATAGAAAATAATCAAGGGAAAACTTTGGTCAGCGAAGGCATTGCAGCAAATTACCAAGATATACTTAATTATGCAGTTTTTGCTTTAATCCATTTGAACGAAAATAAATAA
- a CDS encoding energy transducer TonB produces the protein MKKNYFSLVSILFLSSNSFAFEIDLFVEIQHDSIRPVCGEPIINPKNFSVEDIGFPFNAVDEKPMFEVCKNVPKDKQFDCFKENLDKHIQKNMYYPEHHHCEMPLKTRVIVQFRINIDGSVTIANVRSPDEFFDIKAREIIQKLPRFIPGKHQGKPVAVYFFYPILFKYD, from the coding sequence ATGAAAAAAAATTACTTTTCTTTGGTAAGCATTTTATTTCTAAGTTCAAACAGCTTTGCTTTTGAGATTGATTTGTTTGTTGAAATCCAACACGATTCTATCCGACCTGTTTGTGGTGAGCCTATCATAAATCCCAAAAATTTTTCTGTTGAAGATATCGGTTTTCCTTTCAATGCAGTAGATGAAAAACCGATGTTTGAAGTTTGTAAAAATGTACCCAAAGACAAACAGTTTGATTGTTTTAAAGAAAATTTAGATAAGCATATTCAGAAAAACATGTATTATCCTGAGCATCATCATTGTGAAATGCCATTAAAAACACGTGTTATTGTCCAATTTCGTATCAATATCGATGGAAGTGTTACCATAGCAAATGTGCGTAGCCCCGATGAGTTTTTTGACATCAAAGCACGGGAAATTATTCAGAAGTTACCGCGTTTCATTCCAGGGAAGCATCAAGGAAAACCCGTAGCGGTTTATTTCTTTTATCCCATATTATTCAAGTATGATTAA
- the trmD gene encoding tRNA (guanosine(37)-N1)-methyltransferase TrmD gives MRIDIISVLPELITSPFEGSIMKRAVEKGLAEVYFHNLRNYSTGNYKQIDDYQFGGGAGMVMMIEPIDKCISKLKNQRNYDEIIYMTPDGETLNQKMANRLSLYENIIILCGHYKGVDQRVRDHFITKEISIGDYVLSGGELGAAVLCDAVIRLIPGVLNDETSALTDSFQDDLLAPPVYTRPASYKGWEVPEVLLGGNFPEIEAWREQKAYEHTLKRRPDLLKS, from the coding sequence ATGCGAATTGATATTATTTCGGTACTTCCCGAATTGATAACGAGTCCTTTTGAGGGTTCAATAATGAAACGAGCTGTAGAAAAAGGATTGGCAGAGGTTTATTTTCATAATTTAAGAAACTATAGCACAGGAAATTACAAACAAATAGATGATTATCAGTTCGGCGGAGGGGCAGGTATGGTGATGATGATTGAACCTATTGACAAGTGCATCTCAAAATTAAAAAATCAGCGTAATTATGACGAAATCATCTATATGACCCCTGATGGTGAAACACTTAATCAAAAAATGGCAAACCGATTATCTTTGTATGAAAACATCATCATTCTCTGTGGGCATTATAAAGGGGTAGATCAGCGGGTGCGCGACCATTTCATTACCAAAGAAATTTCCATTGGTGATTATGTCCTTTCAGGGGGCGAACTGGGGGCAGCCGTACTATGTGATGCTGTAATCCGCCTCATACCAGGGGTTCTTAATGATGAAACTTCGGCACTAACCGATTCTTTTCAAGATGATTTATTAGCTCCGCCCGTGTACACTCGCCCTGCATCGTATAAGGGTTGGGAAGTTCCTGAGGTTTTACTCGGTGGTAATTTCCCTGAAATTGAGGCTTGGCGTGAACAAAAAGCCTACGAACATACCCTTAAAAGACGACCCGATTTACTCAAATCATAA
- a CDS encoding energy transducer TonB: MKPQKAPKCDLQALSGVYFAIGLVIVTCFSLLAINTEFKKSPMELVQFPEVNHSLDEPIFQIVVEPPLPTQPLTTYVYEGGCRLPLDTLDILAVKDTLLEPEQDIPYYIVQDKPKFEACKDVLGEEFNRCFKQELDKHVKAHFSYPEDCRDICVQGRVFVKFRITQTGEVEVMQTRGPHPSLERKAAEIIEKLPCFIPGTSNGQPVNVLYIYPITFKLQS; the protein is encoded by the coding sequence ATGAAACCCCAAAAAGCACCCAAATGTGATTTACAAGCCCTTTCAGGAGTATATTTTGCCATCGGGCTGGTAATAGTAACGTGTTTTAGTTTGTTGGCTATCAATACTGAATTTAAAAAATCGCCTATGGAGTTGGTTCAATTCCCCGAAGTTAACCATTCGTTAGACGAACCTATTTTTCAAATAGTTGTTGAACCGCCTTTGCCTACACAACCACTAACAACATACGTATATGAAGGTGGTTGTCGTTTACCACTCGACACTTTGGATATTCTTGCTGTAAAAGATACTTTATTAGAACCAGAGCAGGATATACCTTATTATATAGTCCAAGATAAACCTAAATTTGAAGCCTGTAAAGATGTTTTGGGAGAAGAGTTTAACCGATGTTTTAAACAAGAATTAGACAAACACGTAAAAGCTCATTTTAGCTATCCAGAAGATTGTCGGGACATTTGTGTACAGGGTAGAGTTTTTGTTAAGTTTCGGATTACCCAAACAGGAGAAGTTGAAGTAATGCAAACGCGAGGCCCGCATCCGTCTTTGGAGAGAAAAGCTGCTGAAATCATCGAAAAATTGCCTTGTTTTATCCCTGGAACAAGTAACGGACAGCCTGTTAATGTTTTATATATTTACCCTATTACCTTTAAACTGCAATCTTAA